The genomic window CCATAATAATAAATTAATGTTAAAACTATTAAATTGACTAGGAATATACAGAGGGTATAATCTGAAATGTAATAAAAATTTATGGGGGGAAGTTTTAATGCAAAGTATACCAATATGGCAATATTTACTTTCGATGTTTATATATACAACTTTTTTGTATATAATGGTTGAATTAGCCAGGAAATATTTGAGAATTACTACTATAGTAGGAATATTAATTTTATTTACATTTCCATTATGGCTAAAAACCTTTGGAAATGATTGGTTTAGGTTGGGAAAAGTTTTAATAGTACTTATACCAACATGTTTTGTTAATATTTTAAGAATAAATAATAAATATAAAAATAAAGGATTAAAATTCTTAAAACAAAATTGGGTATTATGGTTTTTATATGTAGTACTTTTTTGTAATATATTAGAAGCATCTATTAAAGACTTAACTTTAGGGAATTATTATAATTTTATTGCTGGGATTTTATGTTGTATAACAATACCTATACCAACTAAGAATTGGAGATTTGGAGCTAAGGAAGGTTTTGGAGAGCTTATATGTGATCTACCTTTAATGTGGTGTTTGCTTTATACAACTTGGAATATGGGATTTGTATATGCTGAAAATACAGGTTTTTTTGCTAGTTCGTTATGCATATTAGTAGTTCCGGAAATATATTCAATAATAAGAAAGAGATCAGATTTGTGGCTACATGCAAGAGTATATACATTAGCCATTCATATGTTTATAAGAGCTACATTTGGAGATATTTTTAATCCAATTATGGGGTCAATATCTTGGAGAAACGAATATATTATTCCTTGGATAGGGATATTTAATATGATTTTTGCTATATTATACACCTTATGGTGGTTTAAAAAATTAAGTTTAGATAAAAAAGAAAAGAAAAGTTATTTTATTACTGTAAAATAGATAATTAGAATTTGGATAAGCCGTAACATTAATTTAGTGTTACAGCTTATTTTTTATTCTTTTAAATTATAGCAATAAAAATCGCTAGTGAATTGACGATGTTAATAGGAAGAGTGGAATTAATTTTAAAATTAAAGTTATTTTAAAAACTAGATAGTATATAATTAAGTAAATTAATTTAACTTTTATTAAATTTTTCTCAAAATAATTAATAAAATAGCAAAGTTTTTTGAAAATGCAAAAAAAAGACAAAAAAAGACAAAAATATATAGTATAATTTTAAATGAATTTAATAAATTATAGAAAATAGGGTTTTTATGAAACTTAAGAAAATGATTTTTACAGGAGCATTAGTATTATCTATATCTGTACCTGGGATAGCAACATTTGCACAAACTGCAAGTGATTCTGGACATTGGTTAGATAATAATACTAAGATTTCAGCAAGTTTAAGTGGGGAAGATGGTGTAGCAACAGCAATTACTACAAAAATAATTGCTAGATCCGGCGATTCTATGGAAGCAGGATTACAATATTATGATGGAAATAACGAATATTTCTATTTAGGGGGAAATTATAGTAGCTATAGAGCTAGTTATACTGGTGGAAATAGACATGCTAGAGGATTTGATTCAATACATACATCTACTAAGACTGAATCGATGTATGCATTGCATATAACAATATAATATTAAGAAAATATTAGGACTAATTATATAATAATTAGTCCTTTAATAAGGAGATTTTTATGAAGGATTTTAAGGAGTTAATTTCAACACCTATAACAAGTACTTTTTTACTTATGGGGATAATAATTTCTTTGTATTCTATACAAATTGTTTTACAATTCGTATTTTCTGATTTTAAATATTATGATGGTGTAAGAAATTTTTATAATAAAAATATTTCTTTATCTTATGAAAATGTAACGGAAGTTTATGAAAAATTAAAATCTTTAGAAGAAAATTTTATTACAGATCCGATAAAAGTACCGCAAAGTCATGGAAATGGAACTAGATTAATTGATGTTTTTGGTGTTAACGAATATGAAAAATTAAATAATATATTTAATTTTAAAGATATAGAATATGAAAATGACAAAGATAAAATTATTGCAGGGTATGGAATAAAAGATCTTACATATAAAGTTAGTGACAATTATTTCATAGATATAAAAGGAGTTTCATATAAAATTGATAATTTTATAAATTCGAAAGGTACAAAATGGAATAACATAATTATAATTCCATTTAATAAAATAGATAAGAAATTGTATGAGTTAAATTCAAATAAAATTATAAATTTATATAAAGATAATAATGTTAATTTTAAAATAGAAGATATTAAAAAAAAGCATAAAGAAGTATGTTTAATTAATTATAACGAGAATATAAAATTGACGTTAAGTACCATGTGGAAATATAGTAGAAGTAAGATTTTAAGTTTATCTATAGGAATACTATTGGGAATTTTAAATTGTATAATTTCATCAATGTTTTGGAAAAAGGATATTACTAGAAATCTATCAATAAAGAGAATATTAGGAGCAAGAGTAAGGGACCTTGTAGTTGATATTGGTTATAAAATAATAATAGTAAATATCCTTTCTTTTATTATAGTAACACCTTTAGTTTTAATATCACTTAATATTATAGAGGTTGCAATAGCAGTTAGTATAAATTATAGTATTTTAGCATCAATATATTCTTTAATGCTAAATTTGGTAATTTCAGTATTTATAGCATTATTAGCAGTAGTAAAGATGCAAGATTTTGAAATTCTTAATTATGTTAGGTAGGTATTAGAATCATGAAAAATAAATCAATTACGAAATTATTTATTAATAAAAACTTTTTTGTAAATTTATTTATAATTTTAGAGTTAAGTTTATTAATATTATTTATATATACTATACAAACTGAAATTAGAGTTAAAAAGTATGTTGATAATTTAGATAATTATTATTGGAACTCTGGAAATTCATATTCTATATATTTAAATCCAGAAGAATTTCATAATAATTCAGGGGATTTAGGTTTAAAAATAAATGATTTTTATAATAAGTTAAAATCTTCAAATAAAATAGAAGATATAGGATTGATATATACATCCAATGGTGATACATCAAAGTTATCTAAAGAATGTAGAGATTATATTTATATTCCGTATTCAAAATTAGGTGAAATATTACATAATCAATTTGATAATGATACAGGATTAATGCCAATAAGATTTGTTAATTATGATTATATAAAGGGAATGAATATTAATGTAGAAACTGGAAGCATTTTTACTAAAGAGGAGCAAAAGGAAAGCACTAATTACACTATTTTGGGACATAAATTTAGGAAGTTTTTTAATTTAAATGAAAAAATACAAGTAGATAATTATGATATGATTGTTAAAGGAATAGGTAAACAGGATATTCCTTTCTTTTTCGATAAGGATTACGCGGAGGCATATCCATTTTTAGATAATTCTATGATAATTTTAATAAATAGCGATATGATGAATAATTTAAACTTTATTAGAGAGGCGTTTTTAAAAGGTGGGTTAAATATTAAATTTAAAGATGACAAAGTAGATGGAAATAAAGAATATGTTAGAAAGCTTGCAATAGAAAGCGGGCTTGATATTGGTATGAGAAATAATTTTATTATGTATGAAGATGCAACTAAAGTTATAAAATCTGAAATAAAATTTTCATTTATCAGAACTATAATTTTTTTATTTTCCTCATTAATAGCAATTTCAACTATAAATATATATACAATATATGATTTTAAAAAAGAATTTGGAATAATGATAAGTTTAGGAGCGAAAAAAATAGATATTTTTAAAATTGTATTTATAAAAAATACAATTATAACCATCCTAGCTTTTACTTTAGGGACAATATTAAGTTATAAAATAAAATTAGCAGGAAATGGTTGGTATGCGGTAGATATTAAGATTATTAATATACTAATTAGTTTTTTTATATTGATAATTATAATGAGTTTATCTATGTTAATGCCTATTTATAAAATATTAAAAATTGAATCTAGAGAGTTAATAGGGGGAGAACGATAGTGGATTTTATAAAATTAGTTAATATATCCAAAGTTTATGAGAATGATTTTACAGCATTAAATAATATTAATTTAACTATAAATAAGGGAGAGTTTATAGCTTTAATGGGGCCATCTGGTTCAGGAAAGAGTACTTTATTAAATATAATAGGTTGTTTAGATTCTTCTACTACAGGTACATATATATTAGATGGAAATGATTGCACAAATAAAAAATTTAACAAGTTATGTGATGTAAGAAATAAGAAGATAGCTTTTATATTTCAAAATTTTGCTCTTATAAAAGAATTAAATGTTATAGAAAATATATTATTACCTCTTGAATATAGAAATAATTATGATAAAAAAGAAGTCTTAGAAAAATTAGAAAAATATTTAATTAAATTAGGATTAGATGAAATTAAATATAAGAAGGTAAAAAAATTATCAGGTGGTCAACAGCAAAGAGTTGCTATAGCAAGAGCATTAATGCAAGGGAGCGACTTAATATTAGCAGATGAGCCTACAGGATCTTTAGATGAGGAAAATGGAAAAATAATAATGAAAATATTAAATAGTTTGAATGAAGATGAAAAGAAAACAATAATCGTAGTAACACATAATTTAGAGGTGGCAAAATATTGTAATAAAATTATTACGTTAAGAGATGGAATGATTTTGTAAAAATAATATAATACTTATATAAAAATCTTTGGTAGTAATAGTTTACTCTAAGGATTTTTGTTTTTGTGTGGAATGTTAGATTGAAAAATTAGGAATAAATATAAATAAAAGATAGCACAATATTAAGATTAAATTAGAATAAGAAAGTGAGAATAAGCAAGTTAACTCTTTTATTATTTTGAGGACTTTTAGGCAACAATATATAAAGTATATATGTTATAATATGTTAGTAATAGGAAAGGGGTCTGTGAATATGGATTTAAAATCATTACTAAATAAAGAGCAATATGAAGGTGCCACTACTATAGAAGGGCAAGTTTTAATATTAGCTGGAGCCGGTTCGGGAAAAACAAGGGTTTTAACGCATAGAATGGCACATATGATAGAAGACTTAGGAATTTTACCGTATAAAATTCTAGCAATTACATTTACAAATAAAGCTGCAAAAGAAATGAGAGATAGGGTTAAATCCTTAATTGGCCAAAGGGCTGAAGATATGTGGATATCAACTTTTCATTCAACTTGCGTAAGAATATTAAGAAGAGAAATAGAGAAATTAGGGTATAAAAAAAGTTTTACAATATATGATACTTCAGATCAAAAAACTCTTATTAGAGAATGTATGAAGTCGCTAAATATAAATGATAAAGATATAACAGACTTAGAAATAATGAGCAAAATAAGTAAAGCCAAGGATAGAATGCAAAGTCCTGAGAGCTTTATGAGAGATAGTGAAACAAATTTTAGAGAAAAGAAAATAGCTGAAGTTTATGATATGTATCAAAGAAGGCTTAAAGAAAATAATGCCTTAGATTTTGATGATTTAATTTCCAAGACAGTTGAGTTATTTAAAAAAGATAAAGAGGTATTAGAGTTCTATCAAAGAAAATTTCAATATATTATGGTGGATGAGTATCAAGATACTAATGCTGTTCAATATGAATTTATAAGATTACTTGCTGATAAATATAAAAATATATGTGTCGTAGGAGATGATGATCAATGTATTTATCAATGGAGGGGTGCGGACATAACTAACATATTAGATTTTGAGAAAGATTATCCTAATGCTAAAGTGATAAAGCTTGAACAAAATTATCGTTCAAAAGGTAATATTTTAGATGCTGCAAATGTGGTTATAGTAAATAATTCTAATAGAAAAGAAAAGTCACTTAGAACAGAACAAGAGCCTGGAAATAAGATTAAAGTTTATAGAGCATATTCAGATTCTGATGAAGGTGATTTTGTAGCTACTCAAATAAATAGAATAAAAAGAGAAGAGGAAAAGAGTTTTAAGGATTTTGCTATACTTTACAGAACTAATGCACAATCACGTATATTTGAAGAAAGTTTGAGAAGAAAAGCTATACCTTATAAAATATTAGGAGGAACTAGGTTCTACGATAGAAAAGAAATTAAAGATATGATTTGCTATTTAAAAACTTTAGTTAATCCATCAGACGGTGTAAGTTTAAGAAGAATAATAAATGTTCCAAAGAGAGGAATAGGGGATGCTACTATTAATAAAGTAGTGGATTTTGCAGAGGATTATGAACTTCAATTATGGGATGCATTATCAGAAGTAAGAAGTATTCCAACATTGACTCCTAGGAATTGTGCTGGAATAGAAACATTTATGGAAATGATGAATAATTTTATGGACTTAAGTGAAACTGTACCAGTTTCTGTACTTATAGAGACTATATTAAAAGAAACTGGATATATTTCAGAATTAGAAAAGTCAAAGGATATAGAAGATAAAAGTAGAATAGAAAACTTAAAAGAATTAGTGTCAGATGCTGTAGATTTTGAAAAGTCTAGTGATGACAAAAGTTTAATGGCTTATTTAGAAAAAGTATCATTAGTTCAAGATACGGATAAATTAGAAGAAGAGGATGATACAATAGTATTAATGACAGTTCATAGTGCTAAGGGACTAGAGTTTCCAGTAGTATTTATGGTTGGGATGGAAAATGGTATATTCCCAGGGAATGCATCCTTTGAAAAAGAATCTGAAATGGAAGAGTCAAGAAGACTTTGTTATGTTGGTATAACAAGAGCAAAAGAAAGTTTATTTATGACATCAGCAGAAGTTAGAAGGCAGTTTGGAAGAACTGTAGCATATCCTCAATCAGATTTTATTGCTGAAATAAAATCTGATTTAAAAGAATATGTAACAGGTGAAAACGGATCTGTAGCATCAAGAAATAAGATGTTCCAAAGAAATATAATGTATAATAATCCCCATAGTTTAAGAGGTAATATTCCTTCAAATAAAGGATTATCATCAGGAATTCAAAATTCAATTAATATGAGCAATTTACAAGCAGAAGCAACAGCTGGTAGGAAAGTAAGACATGAAAAGTTTGGAGTTGGAACAATAGTGTCAGTAGCTAATTCAGGATCTGATAAAAAATTAACTATAGCCTTTGACAACCAAGGGATAAAGATATTATTATTATCATTAGCTAAATTAGAATTACTTTAAAGTTAAATATATTAAGAAGGGTTAAAATCCTTCAAGATGGAGGAGTTAATTATTAATTCCTCCATTTGTCCATATTATAAAAAGAAAGGTGAGTTTATGGATAAGAAACAACGTATAAATGAACTTGTAGAAGAGTTAAATAAATATGCATATGAATATTATTCTTTGGATAATCCGTCTGTATCAGATAAAGAATATGATTCTAAATATGATGAACTAACAAAGTTAGAAAAAGAAATAGGATATGTATTGCCATATTCTCCTACATTAAGGATTGGAGATAGAGTTTTAGAAGGGTTTAACAAATATACTCACAAAGGTAGACTCTGGAGTTTAGATAAGGCTCAAAGTTTTGAAGAAGTTAAAGAGTGGCATAATAGAAATGTAAAATTTGTTAATGAAATGAATGCTAATGGAGAAGATCTTCCACCATTAAGATATGTTCTTACAAAGAAATTTGATGGATTAACAGTAAATCTTACGTATGATGAAAATGGTATATTAGTTGTAGCTGCCACAAGAGGAAATGGTGAAATAGGAGAAGAGGTTACGGCACAAGTACAAACAATAAAATCAATACCTTTAAAAATAGATTGTAGTGATGTATTTGAAATTCATGGTGAAGCTATAATGACAGCAGAAGCTTTTGAAAAGTATAATAAAACAACTGAGAATCCTCTTAAAAATTTAAGAAATGGTGCAGCAGGTGCATTAAGAAATTTAAATGTTAAAGAAACTGCTAAGAGAAATCTTTCAGCTTTTTTCTATGATATAGGATATAAAGAAGGTGCTGAATTTAAAAATTATGAAGAAATGCTTGAATTTATAAAATCTAAGGGATTCCCTATGGATGATTATATTAAGTACTGCAATACTATGGATGAAGTAGAAAAAGAAATAGAGTATATAAAAGATATAAGATTTGATTTAAATTATGATATTGATGGAGTAGTAATAGCTATAGATGACATAAGAACTAGAGAATTACTTGGATATACTATTAAGTTTCCCAAATGGGCAATTGCTTTTAAATTTGAGGCACAAGAAGCTACAACAAAACTTCTAGATGTGGAATGGA from Clostridium septicum includes these protein-coding regions:
- a CDS encoding ABC transporter permease yields the protein MKNKSITKLFINKNFFVNLFIILELSLLILFIYTIQTEIRVKKYVDNLDNYYWNSGNSYSIYLNPEEFHNNSGDLGLKINDFYNKLKSSNKIEDIGLIYTSNGDTSKLSKECRDYIYIPYSKLGEILHNQFDNDTGLMPIRFVNYDYIKGMNINVETGSIFTKEEQKESTNYTILGHKFRKFFNLNEKIQVDNYDMIVKGIGKQDIPFFFDKDYAEAYPFLDNSMIILINSDMMNNLNFIREAFLKGGLNIKFKDDKVDGNKEYVRKLAIESGLDIGMRNNFIMYEDATKVIKSEIKFSFIRTIIFLFSSLIAISTINIYTIYDFKKEFGIMISLGAKKIDIFKIVFIKNTIITILAFTLGTILSYKIKLAGNGWYAVDIKIINILISFFILIIIMSLSMLMPIYKILKIESRELIGGER
- a CDS encoding ABC transporter ATP-binding protein, with protein sequence MDFIKLVNISKVYENDFTALNNINLTINKGEFIALMGPSGSGKSTLLNIIGCLDSSTTGTYILDGNDCTNKKFNKLCDVRNKKIAFIFQNFALIKELNVIENILLPLEYRNNYDKKEVLEKLEKYLIKLGLDEIKYKKVKKLSGGQQQRVAIARALMQGSDLILADEPTGSLDEENGKIIMKILNSLNEDEKKTIIVVTHNLEVAKYCNKIITLRDGMIL
- the pcrA gene encoding DNA helicase PcrA translates to MDLKSLLNKEQYEGATTIEGQVLILAGAGSGKTRVLTHRMAHMIEDLGILPYKILAITFTNKAAKEMRDRVKSLIGQRAEDMWISTFHSTCVRILRREIEKLGYKKSFTIYDTSDQKTLIRECMKSLNINDKDITDLEIMSKISKAKDRMQSPESFMRDSETNFREKKIAEVYDMYQRRLKENNALDFDDLISKTVELFKKDKEVLEFYQRKFQYIMVDEYQDTNAVQYEFIRLLADKYKNICVVGDDDQCIYQWRGADITNILDFEKDYPNAKVIKLEQNYRSKGNILDAANVVIVNNSNRKEKSLRTEQEPGNKIKVYRAYSDSDEGDFVATQINRIKREEEKSFKDFAILYRTNAQSRIFEESLRRKAIPYKILGGTRFYDRKEIKDMICYLKTLVNPSDGVSLRRIINVPKRGIGDATINKVVDFAEDYELQLWDALSEVRSIPTLTPRNCAGIETFMEMMNNFMDLSETVPVSVLIETILKETGYISELEKSKDIEDKSRIENLKELVSDAVDFEKSSDDKSLMAYLEKVSLVQDTDKLEEEDDTIVLMTVHSAKGLEFPVVFMVGMENGIFPGNASFEKESEMEESRRLCYVGITRAKESLFMTSAEVRRQFGRTVAYPQSDFIAEIKSDLKEYVTGENGSVASRNKMFQRNIMYNNPHSLRGNIPSNKGLSSGIQNSINMSNLQAEATAGRKVRHEKFGVGTIVSVANSGSDKKLTIAFDNQGIKILLLSLAKLELL